A single region of the Corallococcus silvisoli genome encodes:
- a CDS encoding glycosyltransferase family 4 protein yields the protein MASSGIVYASFDRFPAPKGAAVHIRAFVDALGAAFGPVDLVAIGDAPDAPAPALGPNVTYHPLGARGKDLVAQALTFRSHLGAWWQGRPRAKVVHVRSIFEGYPIARRKASLTDALVYEVNGLPSIELKYHHPDVADDAELLRKLLAQEAACLQAADLLVTPSAVTAEYLLSRGADPRRLRVIPNGVDLDVFRHAPPRAPEPGRPLRMLYSGTMTAWQGVHHALDACRLLRRDLPVVLTLVGPLRKHARRALLDRCGDLLLQGAVELLEPLPQDALARLHHACDVVLVPLPVNDRNCVQGCCPLKLLEAMATGTPVVVSDLPVVRALAEATEAYRVRPGSPKAIAEAVKDLAAHPALGAALSANARARVERDFPWGRAQQALVSAYADDLGIARASTRDSTSASAPD from the coding sequence GTGGCCTCTTCCGGCATCGTCTACGCGTCCTTCGACCGCTTCCCCGCCCCCAAGGGCGCGGCCGTGCACATCCGCGCCTTCGTCGACGCGCTGGGCGCCGCGTTCGGACCCGTGGACCTCGTGGCCATCGGCGACGCGCCTGACGCTCCCGCTCCCGCCCTCGGCCCGAACGTCACCTACCACCCGCTGGGTGCCCGCGGAAAAGACCTGGTCGCCCAGGCGCTGACGTTCCGCTCGCATCTGGGCGCGTGGTGGCAGGGCCGGCCTCGCGCGAAGGTCGTCCACGTGCGCTCCATCTTCGAGGGCTACCCCATCGCCCGGCGCAAGGCCTCCCTCACCGATGCCCTCGTCTACGAGGTCAACGGCCTGCCCTCCATCGAGCTCAAGTACCACCACCCCGACGTCGCGGACGACGCGGAGCTGCTGCGCAAGCTCCTCGCGCAGGAAGCCGCCTGCCTCCAGGCCGCCGACCTCCTCGTCACCCCCAGCGCCGTCACCGCGGAATACCTCCTCTCCCGAGGCGCGGATCCACGGCGCCTGCGCGTCATCCCCAACGGCGTGGACCTGGACGTGTTCCGCCACGCCCCGCCGCGCGCCCCGGAGCCCGGCCGCCCGTTGCGCATGCTCTACAGCGGCACCATGACCGCGTGGCAGGGCGTGCACCACGCCCTGGACGCCTGCCGCCTCCTGCGCCGCGACCTGCCCGTGGTCCTCACCCTCGTGGGCCCCCTGCGCAAGCACGCGCGCCGCGCCCTCCTGGACCGCTGCGGCGATCTGCTGCTCCAGGGCGCGGTCGAGCTCCTCGAACCCCTGCCCCAGGACGCGCTCGCCCGGCTGCACCACGCCTGTGACGTCGTGCTCGTCCCGCTGCCCGTCAACGACCGCAACTGCGTGCAGGGCTGCTGCCCCCTCAAGCTCCTGGAGGCCATGGCCACCGGCACCCCCGTCGTCGTCAGCGACCTTCCCGTGGTGCGCGCGCTGGCGGAGGCCACGGAGGCCTACCGCGTCCGCCCCGGCTCGCCCAAGGCCATCGCGGAGGCCGTGAAGGACCTGGCCGCCCACCCCGCCCTCGGCGCCGCGCTGAGCGCCAACGCCCGCGCCCGCGTGGAGCGGGATTTCCCCTGGGGCCGCGCCCAGCAAGCCCTCGTGAGCGCCTACGCGGACGACCTGGGGATCGCGCGCGCCAGCACCCGCGACAGCACCTCCGCCTCCGCGCCGGACTGA
- a CDS encoding DUF5953 family protein: protein MATQPLLLIVYAPALVRDDSRRDTLVHAMEHTLPGLHLSWTISDEGQFVPAPRRDLPDGELPLLCNADEDHLVTLTGWESPAGVSPGGHAQLEVHAKWPMDAAGISNAMEVLSAVAEEARAFWGHSTPDGAALDIALQTSPSLDGPPRPPRGLPALKLPEDLGSPGTPHRLGWLNYWSAATARALGFPDPARDAELLTRSRRTATGGWVVQLTDAPLDLDDPRHLDALLRAYERFPSIGGRSIP from the coding sequence ATGGCAACCCAACCTCTTCTCCTCATCGTCTACGCGCCCGCGCTCGTGCGGGATGACAGCCGCCGTGACACCCTTGTTCATGCCATGGAGCACACGCTCCCCGGCTTGCATCTATCGTGGACGATCTCGGATGAGGGCCAGTTCGTCCCAGCCCCTCGGCGCGACCTGCCAGACGGCGAGCTGCCTCTCCTTTGCAACGCAGATGAAGACCATCTCGTGACGCTGACCGGGTGGGAAAGCCCCGCGGGCGTTTCTCCTGGCGGTCATGCGCAATTGGAAGTTCACGCGAAATGGCCCATGGACGCGGCTGGGATCTCCAACGCGATGGAGGTGTTGTCAGCGGTGGCGGAGGAGGCTCGCGCCTTCTGGGGACATTCGACGCCGGATGGTGCGGCCTTGGACATCGCACTCCAGACAAGCCCCTCGTTGGATGGGCCCCCTCGCCCGCCCCGAGGACTTCCAGCGCTCAAGCTCCCAGAGGACCTGGGCTCCCCCGGGACTCCACATCGCCTCGGGTGGCTCAACTACTGGTCCGCCGCCACCGCGCGGGCCCTCGGGTTCCCGGACCCCGCGCGCGACGCGGAGCTGCTGACACGCTCCCGGCGCACCGCGACCGGTGGCTGGGTCGTCCAGCTCACGGACGCCCCCCTCGACCTGGATGACCCGCGCCACCTCGACGCGCTCCTCCGCGCCTACGAACGCTTCCCCTCCATCGGCGGACGCTCCATCCCGTGA
- a CDS encoding DUF6310 domain-containing protein, with the protein MVMPLRTCLALLLVLSACATTEPSVPRSPRIANLQRAAKLPWTDGGRCVVKEASRPWSQVVEQCFHALDTRRIHFRDTGHRCPVATADAASLEMLVGVCLLTQPELAVGAVVIIGAVVVAVAIREELEAYELRHQYPEPREETQPVAGQRVTQSEPTAQAGAAGQDWFPPPPGPPDFMEPRERGPECIPKRVPPKGGNSVHDTCADNLPLNAFRGANALVNGKAFDALQPATRTLWEIKTDNFDAFTSALQEIVVRKQAAELTRERALALACGFKFAVGVRSAAHRAALLKQAPSLTIVVMDWC; encoded by the coding sequence ATGGTCATGCCCCTCCGCACCTGCCTCGCGCTGCTGCTCGTCCTCTCCGCCTGCGCGACGACGGAGCCCTCCGTCCCCCGGAGTCCCAGGATCGCCAACCTCCAGCGGGCGGCGAAGCTGCCCTGGACGGACGGAGGCCGGTGCGTCGTGAAGGAGGCCTCCCGCCCCTGGTCCCAGGTGGTGGAGCAGTGCTTCCACGCGCTCGACACCCGGAGGATCCACTTCCGCGATACCGGACACCGCTGTCCCGTGGCCACGGCCGACGCGGCCAGCCTGGAGATGCTGGTGGGCGTCTGCCTGCTGACCCAGCCGGAGCTCGCGGTGGGCGCCGTGGTCATCATCGGCGCGGTGGTGGTGGCGGTCGCCATCCGGGAGGAGCTGGAGGCGTATGAGCTGCGGCATCAGTATCCAGAGCCCCGAGAGGAGACCCAGCCCGTCGCGGGACAACGGGTGACTCAATCGGAACCCACGGCGCAGGCAGGCGCGGCGGGGCAGGACTGGTTTCCTCCGCCCCCCGGGCCACCTGATTTCATGGAGCCGCGTGAGCGCGGCCCGGAGTGCATCCCCAAGCGCGTCCCACCCAAGGGCGGCAACAGCGTGCACGACACCTGCGCGGACAACCTCCCGCTCAACGCCTTCCGGGGCGCCAACGCCCTGGTCAACGGCAAGGCCTTCGACGCGCTACAACCGGCGACGCGGACCCTCTGGGAGATCAAGACCGACAACTTCGATGCGTTCACGTCCGCCCTTCAGGAGATCGTGGTCAGGAAGCAAGCGGCGGAGCTGACACGCGAGCGAGCTCTGGCGCTGGCCTGTGGATTCAAGTTCGCGGTCGGAGTACGCAGCGCCGCGCACAGGGCGGCCCTGCTCAAGCAGGCGCCCTCCCTCACCATCGTTGTCATGGATTGGTGCTGA
- a CDS encoding pirin family protein, with the protein MNPQQQPEAILRVDPLGPSPSPWRTPDPFLFCVHHNDRYPRGNASLGPEASLAGRDLGQDFGGRDGWNMYHGTVVPGFPQHPHRGFETVTIVRNGLLDHSDSLGAAARFGGGDVQWLTAGSGINHSEMFPLLKQEQSNPVELFQIWLNLPRVDKMVTPHFSMIWDHVIPRHVVKDAAGRATEVTVVAGNLGDVKAPPPPPKSWAARAEADVAIWTLKLEPGARWTLPAAARGTNRMLYFFLGSQLTVGGRALPASRAIELRADLDVTLENGAETAELLLLQGRPIGEPVVQYGPFVMNSRQEIQQAFADYQRTGFGGWPWPDHAPVHGREEGRFARHADGRVERPA; encoded by the coding sequence ATGAATCCGCAGCAGCAACCAGAAGCCATCCTCCGGGTGGATCCACTCGGGCCGTCCCCGTCGCCTTGGCGGACGCCGGATCCGTTCCTCTTCTGCGTGCATCACAACGACCGGTATCCGCGGGGCAACGCCTCGCTGGGGCCGGAGGCCTCGCTCGCGGGCCGCGACCTGGGCCAGGACTTCGGCGGGCGGGACGGCTGGAACATGTACCACGGCACCGTCGTGCCGGGCTTCCCCCAGCACCCGCACCGGGGCTTCGAGACGGTCACCATCGTCCGCAATGGCCTGCTGGACCACTCCGACTCGCTGGGCGCGGCGGCGCGCTTTGGCGGAGGCGACGTGCAGTGGCTCACCGCGGGCAGTGGCATCAACCACTCGGAGATGTTCCCGCTGCTCAAGCAGGAGCAGTCCAACCCGGTGGAGCTGTTTCAAATCTGGCTCAACCTGCCGCGCGTGGACAAGATGGTCACGCCGCACTTCTCGATGATCTGGGACCACGTGATTCCCCGGCACGTGGTGAAGGACGCGGCGGGACGCGCCACGGAGGTCACCGTGGTGGCCGGCAACCTGGGTGACGTGAAGGCTCCGCCTCCACCGCCGAAGTCCTGGGCCGCGCGCGCGGAGGCGGACGTGGCCATCTGGACCCTGAAGCTGGAGCCGGGTGCGCGCTGGACGCTGCCGGCGGCGGCGCGCGGCACGAACCGGATGCTGTACTTCTTCCTGGGCTCCCAGCTGACGGTGGGCGGCCGGGCCCTCCCGGCGTCGCGCGCCATCGAGCTGCGCGCGGACCTGGACGTGACGCTGGAGAACGGCGCGGAGACCGCGGAGCTGCTGCTGCTCCAGGGGCGTCCCATTGGCGAGCCGGTCGTGCAGTACGGCCCGTTCGTGATGAACTCGCGGCAGGAGATCCAGCAGGCCTTCGCGGACTACCAGCGCACGGGCTTCGGAGGCTGGCCCTGGCCGGACCACGCCCCCGTGCACGGCCGTGAGGAAGGCCGCTTCGCGCGGCACGCGGACGGCCGGGTCGAGCGGCCAGCCTGA
- a CDS encoding serine/threonine protein kinase, which produces MDLLSPPARTLNFDAFWRWLQEHTNCILRCGSADMTLFDHDDFHWMLMEEERQHVLQLIKGKSLVGEMVMVGREVTEVTVSPDPDADPQQGHFLVELMGGPKEDPQVLYHFVMAHGIEPAAGHQGFKH; this is translated from the coding sequence ATGGATCTGCTCTCACCACCGGCCCGCACCCTGAACTTCGACGCCTTCTGGCGCTGGCTCCAGGAGCACACCAACTGCATCCTGCGGTGCGGCTCCGCCGACATGACGCTGTTCGACCACGACGACTTCCACTGGATGCTGATGGAGGAGGAGCGCCAGCACGTCCTCCAGCTCATCAAGGGCAAGTCGCTGGTGGGAGAGATGGTGATGGTGGGCCGCGAGGTCACGGAGGTCACGGTCTCGCCGGATCCCGACGCGGATCCGCAGCAGGGCCACTTCCTGGTGGAGCTGATGGGCGGACCGAAGGAGGACCCCCAGGTGCTCTACCACTTCGTCATGGCCCACGGCATCGAGCCGGCCGCCGGCCACCAGGGCTTCAAGCACTAG
- a CDS encoding HAMP domain-containing sensor histidine kinase, translating into MSLRAFFSTVVGGLVLLTVVSATLLVVLTTVLERMAATLSESVDGVRQAEELEVDLLVHSRLLMSPGSPMLADPSRGRTPPQIEDDLHRQMEDLRATASPGEENQVLDEVQEQVNAYLSAQRKVADDPDQVQPEQQARVLGALNQALRSLEQLIQINVDQAQEARQHAAHWNETANLLGVVLGLLLVATLGMVVFWLRRFALRPVAELQHAMRAFGTGRNKDSRAPEEGPSEIRDMAHTFNEMAESLAHQQEQQLAFLAGVAHDLRNPLSALKLSTALTGRAEVTPERMQRTLELVRRQVARLDRMVGDLLDATRIEAGKLELQPEVRDTRELARSVVELYQSSDSGHTLDLVVPDTAVLVRADPARLEQVLTNLVSNALKYSPAGSRVEVSVKGDARSAVLTVADQGIGMSAEELKGLFVPFQRAGNARQRAPGVGLGLSVSRRIIEAHGGYIDVESWPGRGSVFRVHLARVISSGPEQPSATDAEDDPANGDPGAVH; encoded by the coding sequence ATGAGCCTGCGCGCCTTCTTCTCCACGGTGGTGGGGGGGCTGGTCCTGCTCACCGTGGTGTCCGCCACCCTGCTCGTGGTGCTGACGACCGTGCTGGAGCGCATGGCCGCCACGCTGAGTGAATCGGTGGACGGGGTGCGGCAGGCGGAGGAGCTGGAGGTGGACCTGCTCGTCCACTCGCGCCTGCTGATGTCGCCGGGCAGCCCCATGCTGGCGGACCCGTCCCGTGGCCGCACGCCGCCCCAAATCGAGGATGACCTGCACCGCCAGATGGAGGACCTGCGCGCCACCGCCAGCCCGGGCGAGGAGAACCAGGTGCTCGATGAGGTGCAGGAGCAGGTGAACGCCTACTTGAGCGCGCAGCGGAAGGTGGCGGACGACCCGGACCAGGTCCAGCCGGAGCAGCAGGCGCGGGTGCTGGGGGCGCTGAACCAGGCGCTGCGTTCGCTGGAGCAGCTCATCCAGATCAACGTGGATCAGGCGCAGGAGGCCCGGCAGCACGCGGCGCACTGGAACGAGACGGCCAACCTGCTGGGGGTGGTGCTGGGCCTGCTGCTGGTGGCGACGCTGGGGATGGTGGTCTTCTGGCTGCGGCGCTTCGCGCTGCGCCCGGTGGCGGAGCTCCAGCACGCGATGCGCGCCTTCGGCACGGGCCGCAACAAGGACTCGCGGGCGCCGGAGGAGGGCCCGTCGGAGATCCGCGACATGGCCCACACCTTCAACGAGATGGCGGAGAGCCTGGCGCACCAGCAGGAGCAGCAGCTTGCGTTCCTGGCCGGGGTGGCGCACGACCTGCGCAACCCCCTGTCCGCGCTGAAGCTGTCCACGGCGTTGACGGGCCGCGCGGAGGTGACGCCGGAGCGGATGCAGCGCACGTTGGAGCTGGTGCGCCGGCAGGTGGCCCGCCTGGACCGGATGGTGGGGGACCTGCTGGACGCCACGCGCATCGAGGCGGGCAAGCTGGAGCTTCAGCCGGAGGTGCGCGACACGCGGGAGCTGGCGCGCTCCGTGGTGGAGCTGTACCAGTCCAGCGACTCCGGGCACACGCTGGACCTGGTGGTGCCGGACACCGCGGTGCTGGTGCGGGCGGATCCCGCCCGGCTGGAGCAGGTGCTGACCAACCTGGTGAGCAACGCGCTCAAGTACTCGCCCGCGGGCAGCCGGGTGGAGGTGTCCGTGAAGGGCGATGCGCGGTCCGCGGTGCTGACCGTGGCGGACCAGGGCATCGGCATGTCGGCGGAGGAGCTCAAGGGGCTCTTCGTCCCGTTCCAGCGCGCGGGCAACGCCCGGCAGCGCGCCCCCGGGGTGGGGCTGGGGCTGTCGGTGTCGCGGCGAATCATCGAAGCGCACGGCGGCTACATCGACGTGGAGAGCTGGCCCGGCCGGGGCTCCGTGTTCCGCGTCCACCTGGCCCGGGTGATTTCCAGCGGGCCGGAGCAGCCCTCCGCGACCGACGCGGAGGACGACCCCGCCAACGGGGACCCTGGCGCCGTGCACTGA